One Streptomyces lincolnensis genomic region harbors:
- a CDS encoding LacI family DNA-binding transcriptional regulator, with amino-acid sequence MAASRRPTLADVAREVGVSAKTVSRVLNEDGPASAQTREQVLAAVAKLGFQPNLMARNIRVGGPDTTIGLVIPDLANPFFGAVARAIEDTVRERGLTLLMGSSADDPDRERALTDKFLARRVSILIVVPSVGAAHSHLKSHRTAGLPIVFLDRPGVGLPTDSIVSSNRAGAQEGVAHLIAHGHRRIGFVGDLPTKLYTRRERLAGYRAALQEADIPYDRALVANSHDQPGAEAATAQLLALADAPTALFAGNNIMALGIVAQLARSKRKDVAVVAFDDVSLAETLEPALTVVAQDPEELGRSAAATALARLDGDRSRARTITVPTRLIVRGSGEQRAPKP; translated from the coding sequence ATGGCAGCGAGCCGCCGCCCCACCCTTGCCGATGTCGCACGAGAAGTCGGCGTCAGCGCCAAGACAGTCTCCCGTGTCCTCAACGAGGACGGACCCGCCTCGGCGCAGACGCGGGAACAGGTACTCGCCGCGGTGGCCAAGCTGGGCTTCCAGCCGAACCTCATGGCTCGCAACATCCGCGTCGGCGGTCCGGACACCACCATCGGACTGGTCATCCCCGACCTCGCCAACCCCTTCTTCGGAGCCGTGGCCCGCGCCATCGAGGACACCGTCCGCGAACGCGGACTGACCCTCCTCATGGGCTCGTCCGCGGACGACCCCGACCGCGAACGCGCCCTGACGGACAAGTTCCTCGCCCGTCGCGTCAGCATCCTCATCGTCGTGCCGTCCGTCGGCGCCGCCCACTCCCACCTCAAGTCCCACCGTACGGCGGGGCTTCCCATCGTTTTCCTCGACCGACCGGGAGTCGGCCTGCCCACGGACAGCATCGTCAGCTCCAACCGTGCCGGAGCCCAAGAAGGCGTCGCCCACCTCATCGCCCACGGACACCGCCGTATCGGATTCGTCGGCGACCTCCCCACCAAGCTCTACACCCGCCGCGAACGTCTCGCCGGATACCGCGCGGCCCTGCAGGAAGCCGACATCCCCTACGACCGCGCGCTCGTCGCCAACAGCCACGACCAGCCAGGCGCCGAGGCCGCGACCGCCCAACTCCTCGCACTGGCCGATGCCCCCACCGCCCTGTTCGCCGGAAACAACATCATGGCCCTCGGCATCGTCGCCCAACTCGCCCGCAGCAAGCGTAAAGACGTAGCAGTCGTCGCCTTCGACGACGTCTCACTCGCGGAGACACTCGAACCGGCCCTGACCGTCGTCGCGCAGGACCCCGAAGAACTCGGCCGCAGCGCCGCGGCCACCGCCCTGGCCCGCCTCGACGGCGACCGCTCCCGGGCTCGCACCATCACCGTGCCCACCCGGCTGATCGTCCGGGGCTCGGGAGAGCAACGCGCGCCCAAGCCGTAG
- a CDS encoding ATP-binding cassette domain-containing protein has protein sequence MSATSSPTPVLQARGLVKRYGHVTAIDGADFDLLPGEVLAVIGDNGAGKTSLIKALTGAVVPDEGEIRLNGKPIQFSGPQSARAHGIETVYQDLAVAASMDIASNMFLGRELRRPGILGSALRMLDKKRMRQEAAEHMADLKIGLRSLTQSVETLSGGQRQAVAVARAVAWARSVVVMDEPTAALGVKESGQVLDLIRRVRDKGMPVVLISHNMPHVFEIADRIHVHRLGRRAAVIKPSDYSMAEVVAIMTGALTVDAAGDTVVADSAAAKAAGVQAT, from the coding sequence ATGAGCGCCACCTCCTCCCCCACTCCTGTCCTGCAGGCCCGTGGTCTGGTCAAGCGCTACGGTCACGTCACCGCCATCGACGGCGCCGACTTCGACCTGCTGCCCGGCGAGGTCCTCGCCGTCATCGGTGACAACGGCGCCGGCAAGACCAGCCTCATCAAGGCCCTCACCGGCGCGGTGGTACCGGACGAGGGCGAGATCCGCCTCAATGGCAAGCCGATCCAGTTCTCCGGCCCTCAGAGCGCACGCGCTCACGGCATCGAGACGGTCTATCAGGACCTGGCCGTGGCAGCTTCCATGGACATCGCCTCGAACATGTTTCTGGGCCGCGAGCTGCGCCGCCCGGGCATCCTCGGCAGCGCCCTCCGCATGCTCGACAAGAAGCGCATGCGCCAGGAGGCCGCCGAGCACATGGCCGACCTGAAGATCGGGCTGCGCTCGCTGACCCAGTCGGTCGAGACCCTCTCCGGCGGACAGCGGCAGGCCGTCGCGGTCGCCCGCGCCGTCGCCTGGGCCCGCAGCGTCGTCGTCATGGACGAACCCACCGCCGCCCTCGGCGTCAAGGAGTCCGGACAGGTCCTCGACCTCATCCGCCGCGTCCGCGACAAGGGCATGCCGGTCGTCCTGATCAGCCACAACATGCCCCATGTCTTCGAGATCGCCGACCGGATCCACGTCCACCGGCTGGGCCGGCGCGCCGCCGTGATCAAGCCCTCCGACTACTCCATGGCCGAGGTCGTCGCCATCATGACCGGCGCCCTCACCGTCGACGCGGCCGGAGATACTGTCGTAGCGGATTCCGCGGCGGCGAAAGCCGCCGGAGTCCAGGCCACCTGA